The following are encoded in a window of Physeter macrocephalus isolate SW-GA chromosome 9, ASM283717v5, whole genome shotgun sequence genomic DNA:
- the STMN4 gene encoding stathmin-4 isoform X4 — MTLAADTVDLNWCVISDMEVIELNKCTSGQSFEVILKPPSFDGVPEFNASLPRRRDPSLEEIQKKLEAAEERRKYQEAELLKHLAEKREHEREVIQKAIEENNNFIKMAKEKLAQKMESNKENREAHLAAMLERLQEKDKHAEEVRKNKELKEEASR; from the exons ATGACCCTCGCGG CAGACACGGTGGACCTGAACTGGTGTGTCATTTCCGACATGGAAGTCATCGAGCTGAACAAATGCACCTCTGGCCAGTCCTTTGAAGTCATCCTGAAGCCACCCTCCTTTGATGGGGTGCCCGAGTTCAATGCCTCCCTCCCCAGGAGGCGAGACCCATCACTGGAAGAAATCCAGAAGAAACTGGAAGCGGCTGAGGAGCGAAGGAAG TACCAGGAAGCTGAGCTTCTGAAGCACCTGGCAGAGAAGCGAGAACATGAGCGGGAGGTGATCCAAAAAGCCATTGAGGAAAACAACAACTTCATCAAGATGGCAAAGGAAAAACTGGCTCAGAAGATGGAGTCCAATAAGGAGAACCGGGAGGCCCACCTTGCCGCCATGTTGGAACGGCTGCAAGAGAAG gaCAAGCACGCGGAGGAGGTGCGGAAAAACAAGGAGCTGAAGGAGGAGGCCTCCCGGTAA
- the STMN4 gene encoding stathmin-4 isoform X3 — protein MTLAAYKEKMKELPLVSLFCPCFLADPLNKSSYKYEDTVDLNWCVISDMEVIELNKCTSGQSFEVILKPPSFDGVPEFNASLPRRRDPSLEEIQKKLEAAEERRKYQEAELLKHLAEKREHEREVIQKAIEENNNFIKMAKEKLAQKMESNKENREAHLAAMLERLQEKDKHAEEVRKNKELKEEASR, from the exons ATGACCCTCGCGG CCTACaaagagaagatgaaggagcTCCCGCTGGTGTCCTTGTTCTGCCCCTGTTTCCTGGCAGACCCCCTGAATAAGTCATCCTATAAATATGAAG ACACGGTGGACCTGAACTGGTGTGTCATTTCCGACATGGAAGTCATCGAGCTGAACAAATGCACCTCTGGCCAGTCCTTTGAAGTCATCCTGAAGCCACCCTCCTTTGATGGGGTGCCCGAGTTCAATGCCTCCCTCCCCAGGAGGCGAGACCCATCACTGGAAGAAATCCAGAAGAAACTGGAAGCGGCTGAGGAGCGAAGGAAG TACCAGGAAGCTGAGCTTCTGAAGCACCTGGCAGAGAAGCGAGAACATGAGCGGGAGGTGATCCAAAAAGCCATTGAGGAAAACAACAACTTCATCAAGATGGCAAAGGAAAAACTGGCTCAGAAGATGGAGTCCAATAAGGAGAACCGGGAGGCCCACCTTGCCGCCATGTTGGAACGGCTGCAAGAGAAG gaCAAGCACGCGGAGGAGGTGCGGAAAAACAAGGAGCTGAAGGAGGAGGCCTCCCGGTAA
- the STMN4 gene encoding stathmin-4 isoform X2 has product MTLAAYKEKMKELPLVSLFCPCFLADPLNKSSYKYEADTVDLNWCVISDMEVIELNKCTSGQSFEVILKPPSFDGVPEFNASLPRRRDPSLEEIQKKLEAAEERRKYQEAELLKHLAEKREHEREVIQKAIEENNNFIKMAKEKLAQKMESNKENREAHLAAMLERLQEKDKHAEEVRKNKELKEEASR; this is encoded by the exons ATGACCCTCGCGG CCTACaaagagaagatgaaggagcTCCCGCTGGTGTCCTTGTTCTGCCCCTGTTTCCTGGCAGACCCCCTGAATAAGTCATCCTATAAATATGAAG CAGACACGGTGGACCTGAACTGGTGTGTCATTTCCGACATGGAAGTCATCGAGCTGAACAAATGCACCTCTGGCCAGTCCTTTGAAGTCATCCTGAAGCCACCCTCCTTTGATGGGGTGCCCGAGTTCAATGCCTCCCTCCCCAGGAGGCGAGACCCATCACTGGAAGAAATCCAGAAGAAACTGGAAGCGGCTGAGGAGCGAAGGAAG TACCAGGAAGCTGAGCTTCTGAAGCACCTGGCAGAGAAGCGAGAACATGAGCGGGAGGTGATCCAAAAAGCCATTGAGGAAAACAACAACTTCATCAAGATGGCAAAGGAAAAACTGGCTCAGAAGATGGAGTCCAATAAGGAGAACCGGGAGGCCCACCTTGCCGCCATGTTGGAACGGCTGCAAGAGAAG gaCAAGCACGCGGAGGAGGTGCGGAAAAACAAGGAGCTGAAGGAGGAGGCCTCCCGGTAA
- the STMN4 gene encoding stathmin-4 isoform X1 has product MTLAAYKEKMKELPLVSLFCPCFLADPLNKSSYKYEGWCGRECRRKDESQRRDSTDWRERREQADTVDLNWCVISDMEVIELNKCTSGQSFEVILKPPSFDGVPEFNASLPRRRDPSLEEIQKKLEAAEERRKYQEAELLKHLAEKREHEREVIQKAIEENNNFIKMAKEKLAQKMESNKENREAHLAAMLERLQEKDKHAEEVRKNKELKEEASR; this is encoded by the exons ATGACCCTCGCGG CCTACaaagagaagatgaaggagcTCCCGCTGGTGTCCTTGTTCTGCCCCTGTTTCCTGGCAGACCCCCTGAATAAGTCATCCTATAAATATGAAG GCTGGTGTGGGAGAGAGTGTAGGAGAAAAGATGAAAGCCAGCGGAGAGACAGTACTgactggagagaaagaagagagcagg CAGACACGGTGGACCTGAACTGGTGTGTCATTTCCGACATGGAAGTCATCGAGCTGAACAAATGCACCTCTGGCCAGTCCTTTGAAGTCATCCTGAAGCCACCCTCCTTTGATGGGGTGCCCGAGTTCAATGCCTCCCTCCCCAGGAGGCGAGACCCATCACTGGAAGAAATCCAGAAGAAACTGGAAGCGGCTGAGGAGCGAAGGAAG TACCAGGAAGCTGAGCTTCTGAAGCACCTGGCAGAGAAGCGAGAACATGAGCGGGAGGTGATCCAAAAAGCCATTGAGGAAAACAACAACTTCATCAAGATGGCAAAGGAAAAACTGGCTCAGAAGATGGAGTCCAATAAGGAGAACCGGGAGGCCCACCTTGCCGCCATGTTGGAACGGCTGCAAGAGAAG gaCAAGCACGCGGAGGAGGTGCGGAAAAACAAGGAGCTGAAGGAGGAGGCCTCCCGGTAA